The proteins below are encoded in one region of Salvelinus fontinalis isolate EN_2023a chromosome 10, ASM2944872v1, whole genome shotgun sequence:
- the smyd4 gene encoding LOW QUALITY PROTEIN: SET and MYND domain-containing protein 4 (The sequence of the model RefSeq protein was modified relative to this genomic sequence to represent the inferred CDS: inserted 5 bases in 3 codons; deleted 3 bases in 2 codons; substituted 4 bases at 4 genomic stop codons), translating to MSGVCHASLTSEELSLCHVNCSAALFLLXRYRECFEDIGTALKHAYPSHLQHKLQDRRIKCLNHLQNQGEGLNTLRQGXEDQAEGVCSRPRGTKSPNSHQQQNGSAPVSCLSPGVSVXFSPGKGGHRRNYAREMILEDRAYSCVLISWTEGGKGRKGQSWIKRRGVTERRVFGTXHCHRCLGEIVSTVPCEGCSYARYCSXRGVWEGHHRWEGPIGAELRAPGVMSQLALRVVLKAGLKEILKXEDSDSKQIREKIGLEQAFLGLITXHFSPKEKDSGSSDTTRALDNVVDPSACYHGDSYMSVYHLLLHLISHAPSLHYRCSITTATLYLCLCQARPPPASWESACVSKKYNNQSQGQEEDEKERWCWVVELSLLGSVVLRHMLKLRCDVQAVSLLRDTGDFNVVQSSQDVCIATAIFPKLSVLNQSCSLNTSLTFRYSHTHTTHLDSPQPDLCSSDELVSTVNQSHQPIRESPGSCSTSRSVSDGVSVSIRTFRDISRGQVILYCYGEEEVLSVCLSVCPYVHYRSKRD from the exons GAGTGCTTTGAGGACATCGGCACAGCCCTGAAGCATGCCTACCCCAGTCATCTGCAACACAAACTACAGGACAGACGCATAAAGTGCCTCAACCACCTCCAAAACCAGGGAGAGGGGCTAAACACCCTAAGACAGGGATAAGAGGACCAGGCAGAGGGTGTGTGTAGCAGGCCCAGGGGCACAAAGTCCCCAAACTCCCATCAGCAACAGAATGGGAGTGCTCCTGTGTCATGTCTCTcccctggtgtgtctgtctgattcAGCCCTGGGAAAGGTGGCCACCGAAGGAACTACGCCCGGGAGATGATATTGGAGGACAGGGCTTACAGCTGTGTGCTCATATCATggacggagggagggaaagggaggaagggacagagctGGATAAAGAGAAGAGGAGTGACTGAGAGAAGAGTGTTTGGGAC CCATTGTCATCGGTGTTTGGGGGAGATTGTGAGCACCGTGCCGTGTGAGGGGTGCAGTTACGCCCGGTACTGCTC GAGGGGGGTGTGGGAGGGGCATCATCGCTGGGAGGGTCCAATCGGAGCCGAGCTCAGGGCTCCGGGGGTGATGTCACAGCTGGCACTGAGGGTGGTGTTGAAGGCAGGGCTTAAGGAGATATTGA ATGAGGACAGTGATTCTAAACAAATCAGAGAGAAGATTGGCTTAGAACAGGCATTCTTGGGACTAATCACATAACATTTCAGCCCAAAGGAGAAGGATTCTGGGTCCAGTGATACCACGAGAGCCTTGGACAACGTTGTCGACCCCTCTGCGTGTTACCATGGCGACTCCTACATGAGCGTCTACCACCTGCTGCTTCACCTGATTAGCCACGCCCCCAGCCTGCACTACCGGTGCTCCATCACCACAGCAACGCTCTATCTGTGCCTCTGCCAGGCCAGACCTCCACCTGCGTCCTGGGAGAGTGCCTGTGTGAGCAAAAAGTACAACAACCAATCGCAGGGCcaggaggaggatgagaaagagagatggtgcTGGGTGGTGGAGCTAAGCCTGCTGGGAAGTGTAGTTCTGAGACACATGCTGAAGCTGCGGTGTGATGTCCAGGCAGTAAGCCTGCTTAGAGA TACAGGTGACTTTAATGTGGTGCAGTCCAGCCAGGACGTGTGCATTGCCACGGCC ATATTTCCCAAGCTGAGTGTTCTGAACCAGTCCTGCAGCCTCAACACCAGCCTCACTTTCAGa tactcacacacacacactactcacttGGACTCACCTCAACCAGACCTATGCTCTTCTGATGAACTGGTTTCTACTGTCAATCAAtcacatcagccaat cagagAGAGTCCTGGTTCCTGTTCTACTTCTCGCTCCGTGTCAGATGGAgtatctgtctctatcagaacaTTCAGAGACATATCTCGTGGACAGGTGATCCTCTACTGCTATGGTGAGGAAGAggttctgtccgtctgtctgtcagtctgtccatatgtacactaccgttcaaa gagagattga
- the LOC129863182 gene encoding olfactory receptor 2AT4-like yields MTFLRRLQWNDSSVLIHPPGFYIIGFTSLPFANLYFIFLAFVYVVSVVFNTFVIYIITVDLRLHNPKYVAVGNLAVVDLVLNTCIIPGMLKAFLAKNNFVPFNLCMVQMYVYYSFISMESFSIAVLAYDRMIAICFPLRHGSINTMTSMSCILGVIWCFCLGIPIFSTSIMTRLSYCDSVNVYSYFCDYAPVFRLACNDNTLQWAVASVLSLVILLGPLSFIILSYMSILIAVFRMKSVESRVKALATCTEHLILVAVFFFPVLTIFMVGLLARIKPDPDLRVLSLSLASCIPPCLNPIVYSLKTKEIKNKVLTMFRRIKGQVVNG; encoded by the coding sequence ATGACATTCCTCCGCAGGTTGCAATGGAACGACTCCTCCGTTCTAATCCACCCCCCGGGGTTCTACATCATCGGCTTCACCTCCCTGCCCTTCGCCAACCTCTACTTCATCTTCCTCGCTTTCGTTTACGTGGTGTCGGTTGTGTTCAACACATTTGTGATCTATATAATAACGGTGGACCTTCGCCTCCACAATCCCAAGTATGTGGCGGTTGGTAACCTAGCGGTGGTTGATCTGGTGCTGAATACTTGCATTATTCCCGGTATGCTAAAGGCGTTTCTTGCTAAAAACAATTTTGTGCCGTTTAATCTGTGTATGGTACAGATGTATGTGTATTATTCCTTCATAAGTATGGAATCGTTCTCCATCGCCGTGCTCGCCTATGACCGTATGATCGCCATATGTTTCCCTCTGAGGCACGGCTCCATCAACACCATGACGAGTATGTCGTGTATTCTTGGTGtcatctggtgcttctgtcttGGTATACCGATATTCAGCACATCCATTATGACCAGACTGTCCTACTGCGATTCCGTTAACGTCTACAGCTATTTCTGTGATTACGCACCAGTGTTTCGGCTGGCATGTAACGACAACACTCTGCAATGGGCTGTGGCTTCAGTTCTGAGCCTGGTTATCCTCCTCGGCCCACTGTCCTTCATCATTCTGTCATACATGAGTATTCTAATCGCTGTGTTCAGGATGAAAAGCGTTGAGAGTCGTGTGAAAGCGCTGGCCACCTGCACTGAGCACCTCATTCTAGTGGCGGTATTCTTCTTTCCGGTTCTGACTATTTTCATGGTCGGGTTATTAGCGCGCATCAAACCAGACCCTGATCTGCGCGTACTGAGCCTGTCGCTGGCCTCGTGCATCCCGCCCTGTCTCAACCCCATCGTCTACTCTCTGAAAACTAAAGAGATCAAGAACAAAGTGCTCACCATGTTCAGGAGAATTAAAGGTCAAGTAGTTAACGGTTGA